The following coding sequences lie in one Niabella agricola genomic window:
- a CDS encoding FtsX-like permease family protein: MALSFKPVKPLLYTGTNASSRWFSYIGLGIGVLLLLCSVQMFINIQQLLKEGSIRKDGFDFVSITKNITNETMGQPEKNLFHADEIDAVKKQPFIAGVSPLLANDFRVQLSAGNVLPFSTDMFLEALDNDFIDTLPPNFTWKEGDQNIPIILSSDFFEIYNIFAPGQGLPQLSKETAMGIPVQIACYGRDNTITFSGRIVAFSDRVNSVLVPKNFLQWANKNFGNKDRQDASRLFLKLKDVNDPKLIRYLDAQHYVINRDKTLLGRNKIVLQGIFSGLGIFGLLVVILALMLFSFYLQLVIARSRQNLELLLTLGYSPAWLGKHVSGQFVPVYILIVLTALICTQVMQWAFHQFIMFNRPELSSLVNWIVILLAAALVLMAIVTNARLVKKLLYRLG, translated from the coding sequence GTGGCACTCTCATTTAAACCCGTAAAACCATTGTTATATACCGGAACCAATGCCTCCTCCCGCTGGTTTTCCTATATCGGGCTGGGTATCGGGGTACTGCTGTTGCTATGTTCGGTGCAGATGTTCATCAACATCCAGCAATTACTAAAAGAAGGCAGTATCCGAAAAGACGGTTTTGATTTTGTGTCCATCACCAAAAACATCACCAATGAAACCATGGGACAACCGGAAAAGAACCTGTTTCATGCCGATGAGATCGATGCCGTTAAAAAGCAACCATTCATTGCCGGCGTATCACCCCTGCTGGCCAATGATTTCCGGGTACAGCTGAGCGCCGGAAATGTATTGCCTTTCAGCACCGATATGTTCCTGGAAGCATTGGACAACGATTTTATTGATACCCTTCCGCCCAATTTTACCTGGAAAGAAGGCGATCAGAACATTCCCATTATCCTCTCATCCGATTTTTTCGAGATCTATAACATTTTTGCGCCCGGTCAGGGACTGCCCCAATTATCAAAAGAAACAGCCATGGGCATACCTGTGCAGATCGCCTGTTACGGAAGAGACAATACCATCACTTTCTCCGGGAGGATCGTAGCCTTCAGCGACCGGGTAAACTCGGTGCTGGTGCCCAAGAATTTTTTGCAATGGGCCAACAAAAACTTTGGCAATAAGGACCGCCAGGACGCCAGCAGGCTGTTTTTAAAGTTAAAGGATGTCAATGATCCGAAGCTGATCCGCTACCTGGATGCCCAGCATTATGTAATTAACCGCGATAAAACCCTGCTGGGGCGCAATAAAATTGTACTGCAGGGCATCTTCAGCGGGCTGGGTATTTTTGGTTTGCTGGTAGTGATTCTGGCATTAATGCTGTTTTCCTTCTATCTGCAACTGGTCATTGCCCGCAGCAGGCAAAACCTGGAACTATTGTTAACCCTGGGCTATTCGCCGGCATGGCTGGGAAAGCATGTATCCGGCCAGTTTGTACCCGTTTATATCCTTATCGTATTAACTGCCCTGATCTGCACCCAGGTCATGCAATGGGCCTTTCACCAGTTCATTATGTTCAACCGACCCGAATTGTCGTCACTGGTCAACTGGATCGTCATCCTGCTGGCAGCCGCGCTGGTATTGATGGCTATAGTAACCAATGCCCGGCTGGTAAAAAAATTATTGTACCGCCTGGGATAG
- a CDS encoding ATP-binding cassette domain-containing protein encodes MKLEIRNVLPTYFEETRKADSGIWGKDLVFSNGDLINIVAPSGTGKTSLVHFLYNLRTDYTGEIRYDGTPLKNMNREALAALRKDHVSIVLQDMRLFGEQTLRENLEIKRQLHPYYPAERIQEMARILGVDHRLNALARHCSYGEQQRAVIIRALLQPFEVLLMDEPFSHLDQANSQKAIDLILEEAANRKALVLFAELEKAAGFHATHLYHL; translated from the coding sequence ATGAAGCTCGAAATCAGGAATGTGCTCCCCACCTACTTTGAAGAAACGCGCAAGGCAGATTCCGGAATATGGGGTAAAGATCTTGTCTTTTCAAATGGAGACCTGATCAATATTGTGGCACCCTCCGGTACCGGCAAAACCTCTCTTGTTCATTTTTTGTACAACCTGAGAACAGATTATACCGGTGAAATCCGTTATGACGGAACGCCGCTAAAAAACATGAACCGGGAAGCGCTTGCTGCGTTGCGTAAAGATCACGTGAGCATCGTATTACAGGATATGCGGTTATTTGGCGAACAAACCCTCCGGGAGAACCTGGAGATCAAACGGCAGTTGCATCCTTATTACCCGGCAGAACGCATTCAGGAAATGGCGAGGATACTGGGAGTGGACCACCGGCTGAATGCACTGGCCAGGCACTGTTCCTATGGAGAGCAGCAAAGGGCCGTAATTATCCGTGCCCTGCTGCAACCCTTTGAAGTATTGTTAATGGACGAGCCTTTCAGCCACCTGGATCAGGCCAATTCCCAAAAGGCCATCGATCTGATACTGGAGGAAGCCGCCAACCGGAAGGCCCTGGTGCTGTTTGCTGAGCTTGAAAAAGCAGCCGGCTTCCACGCAACCCATTTATATCATTTGTAA
- a CDS encoding DUF4836 family protein, which yields MTNVKNKGLLILGFCLALIFTACNKGGKTGLLIPDDAAMVLHVDLASLSSKLTWAEIKQTSWFTEALNQTTDSLGKQLLNDPETSGLDPKGSLVFFLKRTGSNGYVAFEGSLKDAAKFSKVIEEGGKGNIKIEKDGEYSFVKSPDNDNAVVYFNDKLFIAVIDASGVSKGFPGNRGSFGQSVEKYPLDSLKLLAKNTFQLKGSKLLDSDKRFADLIGDKADMHFWVNSGNLYNGLAGGIMAMMKFNALLDGAITAGKANFDNGKITANVKNFYGKEMTDLLKKNTGSTITDETISHLPEQDVLAAFSMSYAPSYIKDLIKLLGFDGIANAGLAQLGITIDDFTKANGGTQSFALTDVTVTGKPAAVTLDNGETIPYEKDDTKFDFVFGSSVGDKSSFQKLIDAFRKTIDKEMPVKDSALERIKNRLTDKWFALGGSDAEVDAFLSGGKKPAYAQPFTGHNMGGYVNLQKIFTTILANSKKDSTYKKNLEVSANFWKTITMYSDVKGGEAFSKVEINLADGNTNALKQLNKYIDQMYLAAPKKEFTNDWQADADTAAAVTTPVH from the coding sequence ATGACAAACGTGAAAAACAAGGGCTTGCTCATTTTGGGCTTTTGCCTTGCGCTTATTTTTACTGCCTGTAACAAAGGAGGCAAAACCGGATTGCTGATCCCGGACGATGCAGCAATGGTCCTTCATGTAGACCTGGCCTCTCTTTCCTCCAAGCTGACCTGGGCAGAAATCAAGCAGACCTCCTGGTTTACAGAGGCCCTGAATCAGACAACGGACTCTCTGGGCAAACAACTGCTGAACGATCCGGAAACTTCCGGCCTCGATCCCAAAGGCAGCCTGGTGTTCTTTTTAAAACGCACTGGCAGCAACGGATATGTGGCATTTGAAGGCTCCCTTAAAGACGCTGCCAAATTTTCCAAAGTAATAGAAGAAGGGGGCAAAGGAAATATAAAGATTGAAAAAGACGGGGAATACAGCTTTGTAAAATCACCGGATAATGACAATGCCGTGGTTTACTTTAATGATAAATTGTTCATTGCCGTTATCGATGCCTCTGGTGTTAGCAAAGGGTTTCCCGGCAACCGTGGCAGCTTTGGCCAGAGCGTTGAAAAATATCCGCTGGACAGCCTGAAGCTGCTTGCCAAAAACACCTTCCAGTTAAAAGGCAGCAAGCTGCTGGATAGCGACAAGCGTTTTGCAGACCTGATCGGCGACAAAGCCGATATGCATTTCTGGGTGAACAGTGGCAATCTTTACAATGGATTAGCCGGCGGCATTATGGCCATGATGAAATTCAATGCATTGCTGGACGGCGCTATTACCGCAGGCAAGGCCAATTTTGACAATGGTAAAATCACCGCCAATGTAAAGAATTTCTATGGCAAGGAAATGACCGACCTGTTAAAGAAAAATACGGGCAGTACCATTACAGATGAAACCATCAGCCATCTTCCCGAGCAGGATGTTCTTGCTGCGTTTAGCATGAGCTACGCTCCGTCCTATATCAAAGACCTGATTAAACTTTTAGGGTTCGACGGTATTGCCAATGCCGGGCTGGCCCAGCTCGGCATCACTATAGACGATTTTACTAAGGCGAACGGAGGCACGCAATCATTTGCGTTAACAGACGTAACCGTAACCGGAAAACCCGCTGCTGTTACGCTGGATAATGGTGAAACCATTCCTTATGAAAAAGATGATACCAAATTTGATTTTGTATTCGGGTCGTCTGTAGGTGATAAATCCAGTTTTCAAAAACTGATCGACGCGTTCCGGAAAACAATAGACAAAGAAATGCCGGTGAAGGATAGCGCCCTGGAGCGCATCAAGAACAGGCTTACGGACAAATGGTTTGCTCTTGGCGGCTCTGATGCGGAAGTAGATGCATTTCTTTCCGGTGGCAAAAAACCCGCCTATGCCCAACCATTTACTGGTCATAACATGGGCGGATATGTGAACTTGCAGAAAATTTTCACCACCATCTTGGCCAATAGCAAAAAGGACAGCACCTATAAAAAGAACCTGGAAGTTTCCGCTAATTTCTGGAAAACGATCACCATGTATTCCGATGTTAAGGGCGGTGAAGCCTTCAGCAAAGTAGAGATCAACCTGGCAGACGGAAATACCAATGCCTTAAAACAGCTGAATAAGTATATCGATCAAATGTACCTGGCTGCACCCAAAAAAGAATTCACAAATGACTGGCAGGCAGACGCTGATACCGCAGCAGCAGTAACAACGCCCGTTCATTAA
- the hisS gene encoding histidine--tRNA ligase, with amino-acid sequence MSKPSLPQGTRDFDAATVRKRNYIFTTIKAVFELYGFQPLETPAMENLETLMGKYGEEGDKLIFKILNNGLNNAEKADKIKAGFEQVMEGRSSKDITERALRYDLTIPFARYVAMNYNQLTLPFKRYQLQPVWRADRPQKGRYREFYQCDADIVGSRSLINELELAAMYAAVFQKLGLPVEIRINNRKILTALAVQCGGAEKMIDIAIAIDKLDKIGIDKVKEELAERGLSEKQVNLIQDFLEINGTNEQKLARLKSIFTDNPTGREGIQELEYILLNSEFKTQNSTLVLDVTLARGLNYYTGTIFEVKATGVKIGSIGGGGRYDDLTGLFGVPNVPGVGISFGVDRIYDVLTELNLFPADVYSGTRMLFFNLGTAEATKAYELMQGLRSEGIACELFYETVKFDKQFKYAEKKGIPYVAILGSQELEAETIIIKNLRSGVQEQVTFAGLRNYNFDEKA; translated from the coding sequence GTGAGCAAACCATCCCTGCCACAAGGAACCAGAGATTTTGATGCCGCAACGGTGCGCAAACGCAATTATATTTTTACTACCATAAAAGCAGTTTTTGAATTGTATGGTTTTCAGCCGCTGGAAACTCCCGCCATGGAAAACCTGGAAACCCTGATGGGTAAATATGGAGAGGAAGGCGATAAACTGATCTTTAAGATTCTCAACAACGGCTTGAACAATGCGGAGAAGGCCGATAAGATAAAAGCAGGTTTTGAGCAAGTGATGGAAGGCCGATCCAGCAAGGATATTACCGAGCGGGCGCTGCGCTATGACCTTACCATTCCTTTTGCCCGTTATGTAGCCATGAATTATAATCAACTCACGCTGCCGTTTAAACGCTATCAGCTACAACCGGTATGGAGGGCAGATCGGCCGCAAAAAGGTCGCTACCGCGAATTTTATCAATGTGATGCGGATATAGTGGGTAGCCGCTCCCTCATCAATGAACTGGAGCTGGCTGCTATGTATGCCGCTGTTTTCCAAAAACTGGGGCTTCCGGTAGAAATCCGGATCAACAACCGCAAGATCCTTACCGCGCTGGCAGTACAATGCGGAGGTGCTGAAAAAATGATCGACATCGCCATTGCCATCGACAAGCTGGATAAGATCGGTATCGATAAGGTAAAGGAAGAGCTGGCAGAACGGGGACTTTCAGAGAAACAGGTCAACCTCATCCAGGATTTTCTTGAAATCAATGGCACCAACGAACAAAAACTGGCTCGTCTGAAATCGATCTTTACAGATAATCCCACCGGCCGGGAAGGCATTCAGGAACTTGAATACATCCTTCTAAATTCTGAATTCAAAACTCAAAATTCTACGTTAGTGCTTGACGTTACCCTTGCCCGGGGGCTCAATTATTATACCGGAACCATTTTTGAAGTAAAGGCCACAGGCGTAAAAATCGGCAGCATTGGCGGCGGCGGGCGTTATGATGACCTTACCGGCCTGTTTGGCGTGCCCAATGTACCTGGTGTAGGTATTTCCTTTGGAGTCGACCGTATTTATGATGTACTTACCGAGTTAAACCTGTTTCCCGCCGATGTGTATAGCGGCACCCGGATGTTGTTCTTTAACTTAGGCACTGCAGAAGCAACAAAAGCGTACGAACTCATGCAGGGACTCCGCTCAGAAGGCATCGCTTGCGAGCTGTTTTACGAAACCGTAAAGTTTGACAAACAGTTTAAGTACGCGGAAAAAAAAGGTATCCCCTATGTGGCCATTTTGGGCAGTCAGGAGCTGGAAGCAGAAACCATCATAATAAAAAATTTGCGATCCGGTGTTCAGGAACAGGTGACCTTTGCCGGTTTAAGGAATTATAATTTTGATGAAAAAGCATGA
- a CDS encoding low molecular weight protein-tyrosine-phosphatase codes for MKILMVCLGNICRSPLAEGILQKKAAERGLDWQVDSAGTNGYHTGETPHRLSQKVASLHGIDISCQRARDFVPEDFERFDIIYAMAEDVIDEIKYIAGNRFDPSKVILIMNEIEPGRNKDVPDPWYGTEPGYHEVYEMLDRASDAIIDKYQITNFK; via the coding sequence ATGAAGATTTTAATGGTGTGCCTGGGCAATATTTGCAGAAGCCCGCTGGCAGAGGGGATTTTACAGAAAAAAGCTGCGGAACGGGGACTGGATTGGCAGGTTGACAGCGCCGGAACCAACGGTTACCATACCGGAGAAACACCGCACCGCCTGTCGCAGAAAGTAGCCTCCTTGCACGGAATTGACATTTCCTGCCAACGGGCCCGGGATTTTGTACCAGAGGACTTTGAACGGTTCGACATCATATATGCCATGGCCGAAGATGTGATTGATGAAATCAAATACATCGCCGGGAACCGGTTCGATCCCTCAAAAGTAATACTCATTATGAATGAAATCGAGCCGGGCAGGAACAAAGACGTTCCCGATCCCTGGTACGGTACCGAACCGGGGTACCATGAAGTATATGAAATGCTGGATAGAGCCAGCGACGCCATCATCGATAAATACCAGATAACAAATTTCAAATAA
- the rlmN gene encoding 23S rRNA (adenine(2503)-C(2))-methyltransferase RlmN produces the protein MNAKQQNIRTLSLTELEDYFLSIGEKKFRARQVYDWLWLKPVQSFEAMSNISKELRQKLQHTFQFPALGIDMTQHSEDGTIKTRFKTVEGHLTEGVLIPTDERKTACVSSQIGCSLSCKFCATGYIERKRNLSFDEIFDEVALINQQSLEVYDKKLTNIVFMGMGEPLLNYRNVLKAIEKITSPEALGMSPRRITVSTAGVAKQIRQLGDDQVKFKLALSLHAANDKKRHEIMPINDSNNIQSLIEALNYFYKQTKNEITFEYILFNNFNDSLEDADELIKIYRQVPADLVNLIEYNPIAFAKFTKPSEEKVDAFMHYLEKNKVNARLRRSRGKDIDAACGQLANKGK, from the coding sequence ATGAACGCAAAGCAGCAAAATATCCGTACGCTCAGTCTTACAGAACTGGAAGATTATTTTTTGTCTATCGGGGAGAAGAAATTCCGGGCCCGGCAGGTATATGACTGGCTGTGGCTGAAGCCGGTACAAAGTTTTGAGGCCATGAGCAATATCAGCAAAGAGCTGCGGCAGAAGCTGCAACACACATTCCAGTTTCCCGCCCTGGGCATCGACATGACGCAACATTCTGAGGACGGCACCATAAAAACCCGCTTTAAAACCGTGGAGGGGCACCTTACAGAGGGTGTGCTGATTCCCACCGATGAACGCAAGACCGCCTGTGTGAGTTCCCAGATCGGTTGCAGTTTAAGCTGTAAGTTTTGTGCCACGGGGTACATCGAACGGAAACGGAACCTGAGTTTTGACGAAATCTTTGACGAAGTAGCCCTGATCAACCAGCAGTCGCTGGAGGTGTATGATAAAAAACTCACCAACATTGTATTTATGGGCATGGGGGAGCCGTTGCTGAATTATCGCAATGTGTTGAAAGCAATAGAAAAGATCACTTCTCCGGAGGCGTTGGGTATGAGCCCCAGGAGGATCACGGTTTCCACGGCCGGTGTTGCCAAACAGATCCGGCAGCTGGGCGATGACCAGGTGAAGTTTAAGCTGGCCCTGTCGCTGCATGCAGCCAATGATAAAAAACGGCATGAGATCATGCCCATCAACGACAGCAATAATATCCAGTCGCTGATCGAAGCGCTGAATTATTTTTATAAACAAACCAAGAACGAAATTACCTTCGAATACATCCTGTTTAATAATTTTAATGATTCCCTGGAAGATGCGGATGAGCTGATCAAAATCTACCGCCAGGTCCCCGCAGACCTGGTCAACCTGATCGAATACAACCCCATTGCTTTTGCGAAATTTACCAAACCTTCCGAAGAAAAGGTGGATGCATTTATGCATTACCTCGAAAAGAACAAGGTGAACGCCCGCTTGCGGCGCAGCCGGGGTAAGGATATTGATGCCGCCTGCGGACAACTGGCCAATAAAGGGAAGTAA
- a CDS encoding aminotransferase class IV, with the protein MTWTFVNDTFAEEGKATLQTGDLAIQRGYAVFDFFRTNNNVPLFLDDYLDRFFHSAAALFITIPYTRSRVAEIIFELIQKNNLPQSGIRMIATGGYSPDSYTPVQGNFILQQQAIQLPDAARFEAGIRIMTHPYQRDLPAVKSINYLMGIWLQKQLQEKGLDDVLYVHNDIISEFPRANIFIITPERTLATPAHHVLAGITRKKILEFAGALLPVETRDISVRELKNAAEVFMTSTTKRILPVTEIDGIRVGNGKAGPFTRQLLEQFIRLQEPGYGT; encoded by the coding sequence ATGACATGGACATTTGTAAATGATACGTTTGCGGAGGAGGGCAAAGCCACACTTCAAACAGGCGACCTCGCAATTCAGCGGGGTTATGCTGTTTTTGATTTTTTCAGAACCAATAACAATGTACCGCTTTTTCTGGACGATTACCTGGACCGGTTCTTTCATTCTGCAGCAGCACTTTTTATTACGATTCCCTATACCCGATCCCGGGTTGCTGAAATCATTTTTGAACTGATCCAAAAAAACAACCTGCCCCAGAGTGGTATCCGCATGATCGCCACAGGTGGTTACTCGCCCGACAGTTATACGCCGGTACAGGGCAACTTTATACTGCAACAGCAAGCGATCCAGTTACCTGATGCGGCAAGGTTTGAAGCCGGCATCCGCATTATGACCCATCCTTATCAAAGAGACCTGCCAGCCGTGAAATCCATTAATTACCTGATGGGAATCTGGCTGCAAAAACAGTTACAGGAAAAAGGATTGGATGATGTATTGTATGTGCACAATGATATTATTTCGGAGTTCCCCCGGGCCAATATCTTTATAATAACGCCCGAAAGAACCCTGGCCACTCCGGCGCATCATGTGTTAGCCGGCATCACCCGGAAAAAAATACTGGAATTTGCCGGAGCGCTGCTGCCCGTGGAAACCCGTGACATCTCTGTTCGTGAGCTAAAGAATGCGGCAGAAGTGTTTATGACCAGCACTACCAAACGCATTTTGCCGGTGACAGAAATTGACGGCATCCGGGTGGGAAACGGTAAAGCAGGTCCGTTTACCCGGCAGTTACTGGAGCAGTTTATCCGGTTGCAGGAGCCCGGATACGGAACATAA
- a CDS encoding DmpA family aminopeptidase yields MKQQCFFHMLILISIVCTTGVSAQTLSASPVKTGVLPRGRYNAITDVAGVTVGHKTLISGNSIRTGATVILPHGGNLFQEKVPAAIYVGNGFGKLAGITQVQELGTLESPVVLTNTLNVAAGINAGISYTLAQKENQQVQSVNVVVGETNDGYLNDIRGRHVTEKDILEAIQNATSGKVAQGNIGAGTGTVCFGFKGGIGTASRVLPRASGGYTVGVLVQTNFGGVLEIAGVPVGKELGKYFLKDQLNNPVDGSCMIVVATDAPLDARNLERLAKRAFMGLAKTGGIASNGSGDYVIAFSTNTGVRVPHITKQPLHITKTVFNDDLSPLFLAAIEATEEAIINSLFAAETMTGNDGHTAEALPKEAVISILKKYNRYQP; encoded by the coding sequence ATGAAGCAGCAGTGTTTTTTTCATATGCTTATTTTGATTAGCATTGTATGTACCACCGGCGTTTCAGCACAAACTTTATCTGCCAGTCCGGTTAAGACTGGCGTGTTACCCCGGGGGAGGTATAATGCCATTACAGATGTAGCGGGCGTGACCGTAGGCCATAAAACGCTGATCAGCGGCAACTCCATAAGAACCGGAGCTACCGTAATATTACCACATGGCGGAAACCTTTTCCAGGAAAAAGTGCCTGCTGCCATTTATGTGGGCAACGGGTTTGGTAAGCTTGCAGGCATAACGCAGGTTCAGGAACTAGGTACCCTCGAAAGCCCGGTGGTACTTACAAATACGCTTAATGTGGCTGCAGGAATCAATGCCGGCATCAGCTATACACTGGCTCAAAAAGAAAACCAGCAGGTACAAAGTGTAAACGTGGTGGTAGGAGAAACCAACGATGGATACCTGAATGATATCCGGGGCCGTCATGTTACAGAAAAAGATATCCTTGAGGCCATTCAAAACGCAACCTCGGGGAAAGTAGCACAGGGAAATATCGGAGCCGGCACCGGCACTGTTTGTTTTGGATTTAAGGGAGGTATTGGTACGGCCTCCAGAGTACTGCCCCGGGCATCGGGGGGCTACACGGTTGGGGTGCTGGTACAAACCAATTTTGGAGGAGTACTGGAAATTGCCGGGGTGCCCGTTGGTAAAGAGCTGGGTAAATACTTCTTAAAGGATCAGCTAAATAACCCGGTTGACGGAAGCTGTATGATTGTGGTAGCTACCGATGCTCCACTAGATGCCCGCAACCTGGAGCGGCTGGCCAAGCGGGCTTTTATGGGGCTGGCCAAAACCGGAGGCATTGCCAGCAATGGCAGCGGCGACTATGTGATTGCCTTTTCCACTAATACCGGGGTACGCGTTCCACATATTACCAAACAGCCTTTACATATTACAAAAACCGTTTTTAACGACGACTTATCTCCCCTGTTCCTGGCGGCCATTGAGGCAACAGAAGAAGCCATTATCAATAGTCTTTTTGCAGCAGAAACCATGACCGGAAATGATGGTCATACTGCAGAAGCGCTGCCAAAGGAAGCCGTTATTTCAATATTAAAAAAATACAACCGATACCAGCCATGA
- a CDS encoding DUF5362 family protein, with amino-acid sequence MEDLNQPPQQREEGQLFRNLEINDQGKAYIDEASKWARFLGIIGFIALFFIVIAGLVVLMAGSSMMQASGMPLSGALMGFIYIVMAVLYFFPSFYLYKFGSTARKGIQTENINDLNEGLRYLKSFFRFTGILTIVVIGFYIIAFLAFGMGAATSRF; translated from the coding sequence ATGGAAGATTTAAACCAACCACCACAACAGCGGGAAGAAGGCCAACTTTTCAGAAATCTTGAAATAAACGACCAGGGTAAAGCTTATATTGATGAAGCTTCAAAATGGGCCCGGTTTCTGGGCATTATAGGATTTATCGCACTTTTCTTTATTGTTATTGCAGGTCTCGTTGTACTAATGGCAGGTTCCTCAATGATGCAGGCCAGCGGTATGCCCCTCTCCGGCGCCCTTATGGGATTTATCTACATCGTTATGGCCGTGCTTTATTTTTTCCCTTCCTTTTATTTGTATAAGTTCGGAAGTACCGCCCGGAAAGGGATTCAGACGGAAAACATCAACGACCTTAACGAGGGCCTGCGTTACCTGAAAAGCTTTTTCCGGTTTACGGGAATCCTCACCATCGTTGTTATTGGTTTTTATATCATCGCCTTCCTGGCTTTTGGAATGGGGGCAGCCACCTCCCGGTTCTGA
- a CDS encoding phage holin family protein, with protein sequence MNFLLKVLITGLIAYLLPAILPGVKVADIKTAALFALVLALLNAIVKPVLVILTIPVTLITLGLFLLVINAFMVLIAANFFKGVEVNGFWWALIFSILLSLGSSVLYSLVGGGKN encoded by the coding sequence ATGAATTTTTTGCTAAAAGTGCTTATTACCGGGCTCATTGCCTATTTGCTTCCTGCTATATTGCCGGGAGTAAAAGTGGCAGACATCAAAACGGCAGCCTTGTTTGCCCTGGTGCTGGCCTTGTTAAATGCGATTGTAAAGCCGGTATTGGTGATTCTTACGATTCCGGTTACCTTAATAACACTCGGACTTTTTTTGCTGGTGATTAATGCCTTTATGGTATTGATCGCAGCCAACTTTTTTAAAGGAGTAGAAGTGAACGGATTTTGGTGGGCCCTGATATTCAGTATTTTGCTTTCTCTCGGTTCTTCCGTATTATATTCACTGGTCGGCGGAGGTAAAAATTAA
- a CDS encoding Fur family transcriptional regulator, with the protein MDSVVQILKQNNLSVTDGRRKILSLFLNSNGALAHADIEKNTHNHFDRVTVYRTLQSFVDKGIIHTIPTSDNSIKYALCKDECGEGHHHDHHVHLVCTRCGNTFCLDNVVTPAVKLPREYTIQQVEVVVKGVCKSCNNK; encoded by the coding sequence ATGGATAGCGTTGTTCAGATCTTAAAACAAAACAATTTAAGTGTAACGGATGGTCGCCGGAAAATCCTGTCCTTATTTCTGAACAGTAACGGTGCCCTGGCACATGCGGATATTGAAAAAAACACCCACAATCATTTTGACCGGGTAACCGTTTACCGGACCCTGCAATCCTTTGTGGATAAAGGCATCATCCACACCATTCCCACATCTGATAACAGTATTAAATATGCGCTGTGTAAAGACGAGTGCGGGGAAGGCCATCATCATGATCATCATGTACACCTGGTATGTACGCGTTGCGGCAATACGTTCTGCCTGGATAATGTGGTAACCCCGGCTGTTAAACTACCTAGGGAGTATACGATACAACAGGTTGAAGTAGTGGTAAAAGGCGTTTGCAAATCCTGTAATAACAAATAA
- a CDS encoding SCO family protein: MSKKAIFYTSFFILLSIAFYLTAVYFIPGFNDRKLEPVSKVGAFIFTDQDGKPFSNKDVAGKIYVAEYFYTTCPGICPMMNDNMKQVYQKYKGTPDFLILSHTCDPERDSAAQLKHYADSMQVDTRQWVFLTGRKDSLYKMARLSYTIDDPKNYFNSNEDDFLHTQFWALVDRKGNVLKIYDGLKQKEINRLIADIGDELKTASKN; encoded by the coding sequence ATGTCGAAAAAAGCTATTTTTTATACTTCTTTTTTTATACTGCTCTCCATAGCATTCTATTTAACGGCCGTTTATTTTATTCCCGGTTTTAACGACCGCAAGCTGGAACCCGTGAGCAAAGTGGGGGCTTTTATTTTTACAGACCAGGATGGAAAGCCGTTTTCGAACAAGGATGTAGCGGGTAAGATATATGTAGCCGAATATTTTTATACCACCTGCCCGGGTATTTGCCCGATGATGAACGACAACATGAAGCAGGTATATCAAAAATATAAAGGTACGCCAGACTTTCTGATCCTCTCACATACCTGCGACCCGGAGCGGGATTCGGCTGCCCAGTTAAAGCATTATGCCGATTCGATGCAGGTAGATACCCGCCAATGGGTATTTTTAACGGGTCGCAAGGATAGTCTTTATAAAATGGCACGCCTGAGCTACACAATTGATGATCCCAAAAATTACTTCAACTCGAACGAGGATGATTTTTTACATACTCAATTTTGGGCCCTGGTGGACCGCAAGGGAAATGTGTTGAAAATATATGACGGCTTGAAGCAAAAGGAGATCAACCGCCTGATCGCAGACATTGGCGATGAGCTAAAAACGGCATCAAAAAATTAA